A portion of the Toxoplasma gondii ME49 chromosome VIIb, whole genome shotgun sequence genome contains these proteins:
- the SRS28 gene encoding SAG-related sequence SRS28 (encoded by transcript TGME49_258550~Gene product name based on ToxoDB Community Expert Annotation.~Signal peptide predicted by SignalP 2.0 HMM (probability 0.990) with cleavage site probability 0.526 at residue 24), whose amino-acid sequence MSLLSRVAVLSVVALSFEMPMMLAADPEATSCETEGSSISFTVEKAGHVVRFNCPSTLEEIKPAYEAGDSTKVCTTADCSNEAALKDVLKSASLAQAEGSGSSGGNDFTLTVDALPEAETSVFFLCQRTGASRSARRLGTAVPSDKCGVHILVKAAPQAPVCSAQDHTLELQITAANSDTSFVCGGTFNVIKPANAAKVLQGDSCETEVDLVSLVPHASRSALEQSGLIKLSVTDLPQQQQKLCYRCEDSSQKACKVLVTVSASHTSDAARLTAQAALGALLAVAGLVYMA is encoded by the exons ATGTCGCTTCTTAGCCGAGTAGCTGTGCTGAGTGTCGTCGCACTCAGCTTCGAGATGCCGATGATGCTAGCAGCGGACCCTGAAGCAACTTCCTGTGAGACTGAGGGCTCATCTATTTCGTTCACTGTAGAAAAGGCGGGCCATGTTGTGCGTTTCAACTGTCCCTCGACCTTGGAAGAGATCAAGCCGGCTTACGAAGCAGGGGACTCAACAAAAGTATGCACTACGGCCGACTGCTCGAACGAAGCCGCATTGAAAGATGTCCTTAAAAGTGCTTCACTTGCACAGGCAGAAGGGTCCGGCTCTTCTGGAGGAAACGATTTCACGCTGACGGTTGACGCGTTGCCGGAAGCGGAGACAAGCGTTTTTTTCCTATGCCAAAGAACAGGTGCATCAAGAAGCGCTCGCCGCTTGGGTACAGCCGTACCATCGGACAAATGTGGCGTACACATTCTCGTCAAAGCGGCACCAC AGGCTCCGGTGTGTTCGGCGCAAGATCACACGCTTGAACTACAAATCACCGCAGCAAACTCTGATACATCGTTCGTGTGCGGAGGCACCTTCAATGTCATCAAGCCCGCAAATGCCGCCAAAGTTCTTcaaggagacagctgtgAGACTGAAGTAGACTTGGTCTCTCTAGTTCCACACGCCAGTCGCTCGGCCTTGGAACAAAGTGGCCTAATCAAGCTATCCGTAACTGATCTTCCGCAGCAACAGCAGAAACTCTGCTACAGATGCGAGGACTCTTCTCAAAAGGCCTGCAAAGTTTTGGTAACCGTTTCGGCGTCTCATACATCGGATGCTGCCCGTCTTACCGCTCAGGCAGCTCTTGGAGCTCTCCTGGCTGTTGCAGGGTTGGTGTACATGGCTTGA